A part of Synechococcus sp. UW179A genomic DNA contains:
- the clpP gene encoding ATP-dependent Clp endopeptidase proteolytic subunit ClpP — protein MIDDRSHHPIQNRWRGIQPVSQHPQAAPGVLPTVVEQSGRGDRAFDIYSRLLRERIIFLGTGVDDQVADALVAQLLFLEAEDPEKDIQIYINSPGGSVTAGLAIYDTMQQVAPDIVTICYGLAASMGAFLLSGGAKGKRLALPNARIMIHQPLGGAQGQAVDIEIQAKEILFLKQTLNGLMADHTGQPLDKIAEDTDRDNFMSPAEAVDYGLIDRVVDSFGDGEIVTEG, from the coding sequence GTGATCGACGACCGCAGTCACCATCCGATTCAGAACCGCTGGCGGGGGATTCAGCCTGTCTCGCAGCATCCTCAGGCAGCTCCAGGGGTGCTGCCCACAGTGGTTGAACAGTCCGGTCGAGGTGACCGCGCCTTCGACATCTATTCCAGATTGCTGCGGGAGCGGATCATCTTTCTAGGCACTGGTGTGGACGATCAGGTGGCAGATGCCCTTGTGGCTCAGCTGCTGTTCCTGGAGGCGGAAGATCCCGAGAAGGATATTCAGATCTACATCAACTCCCCAGGCGGATCAGTGACCGCCGGTCTGGCGATCTACGACACCATGCAGCAGGTGGCACCCGACATCGTCACCATCTGCTACGGCCTGGCAGCGTCCATGGGAGCCTTCCTGCTGTCAGGAGGTGCCAAGGGGAAGCGACTGGCTCTTCCCAATGCTCGAATCATGATCCACCAACCCCTTGGTGGTGCCCAGGGACAAGCAGTGGACATTGAAATCCAGGCCAAGGAGATCCTGTTCCTTAAGCAAACCCTCAACGGTCTCATGGCCGATCACACCGGACAGCCACTGGACAAGATTGCTGAAGACACTGACCGTGACAACTTCATGTCTCCCGCTGAAGCCGTCGATTACGGCCTGATCGATCGCGTCGTGGACAGTTTCGGAGACGGAGAAATCGTTACGGAGGGCTGA